CTGAAAGATTCAAAAATAAATTCTCGGATCATCATCGTCAGTCTTCACTCAAATGCGGTATATGTCTCTGAAGCGTTCAAATACGGGGTGAGTGGATATTTTTCAAAACTTTCCGATCTCGAGTTGCTGGTTAATGATTTAAAGGCATCCCAAAAAAGCCGCATGTCAATAGGATAACGCTATCGCTTATTAATAGGATATTGAATAAACCAGCCCCGGAATAAATCAGTTTCGGAAAGCTAACCTTGATTCGATCTTTTCGCTTGGTCCAGAGTATTTCGAACTTTTTGGGAGAATTCGGAGATGTTGAACGGCTTTTGAATGAATCCGTTGCATCCTTTTTTCAAAATTTCATTCGCTTGTCCGTTGATCGCATAGCCACTGGAAAGTATCACCGGTAATTGTGGTTGGATATCTTTAATACGGTCAAACACCTTTCCGCCATCCATTCCGGGCATGATGAGATCAAGAATGACAAGCTCGATTTCATCGCCTTTCAGCTGGATTGTATCTAATGCTTGCTCGCCACCATGTGCGACCAGGACACGGTAACCCAGTCTTTTCAGCATTCCCTTCCCCACATCCAGAATCATTTTTTCATCGTCGACCAGAAGAATGGTTTCCGATCCCTTGACAATCTTTTCTTCCACAGCCGGTTCTTGATAAGCTTGCTTTTTTGTTATCGGTATATAGATGTTGAACGTTGTTCCGTGTCCCACTTCGCTATAGACCGTAATGATGCCATCGTGATTCTTGATGATTCCATATGCCGAAGCCAGTCCCAGGCCTGTTCCACGGCTCTTTTCTTTCGTTGTAAAGAAAGGGTCAAAAATCCGCTTTCGTACGGCTTCGTCCATGCCGACCCCGGTGTCCGTGACCGAAATCTTGGCAAAGCGGCCCGGTGTTGCCTGATATGGCAGGCAGTAGTCTTCGTCCAGGCTGGTGGTTTTGGTTTCCAGATAGAGTTTGCCGCCTTCCGGCATGGCCTGCCATGAGTTGACATATAAGTTCAACAGGACTTGCTCGATTTGATTTCGGTCTACTGCTGCCACCAATGGTGTGTTTTGCAATTTGATGTGGATTTGAATTTCTTTTTTTGTACGCCCGAACATTTTTCCGCTGTGTTTTACCAATATATTGATATCGGTGGGTTTGACCTCATACTTCCCGCCACGGGCAAATCCTAAAAGCTGTCTGGTCAGGTCCGTCGCACTTCGGATGTAGGCATCAATGGCCTGGATATGCTCAAAATGAGAAGGGGTGGTTTCAATATCTGTCGATATGAGCGAGGCCCGGCCCTGGATGCCCATTAATAGATTATTAAAATCATGAGCAATTCCACCTGCAAGCGTTCCGATTGCCTCGAATTTCTGGGTCTGTTGAAGCTGTTGTTCCATCTTTTTAAGATTGGTAATGTCTGTTGCTATTTGAAGCCTGACCAAACGTCCGTCTGTCCATTCTATGGCACTCGTAGTTGATGTACCATTTCTTATTGACCGGGTTTTCACCTTGCCAGATACAAACGCCGGTGGGTTTTCCGTTTTTGTCAATGAGTTGATCATTGCTACATATCGAACAGGGTTCGGATTCTCCTCGGAAAACAGCAAAACATTTTTTGCCGGTCATATTCTTGCCAAAGCTTTTTATCATGTTTTTATTCATAAAGAGAATGTCGTATGTTTCCATGTCAGCCACATAAATGGTGGCGTCGATGCTGTCCAAAACAGTGAGAAATCTATTATGGGAAGCCCGCAGCGCTTCTTCCGCCTGTTTGCGGTCGGTGATGTCCCGAGCCACGGACAGGATCACTTTTTGTTCATTGAGATCAATTATGCTTGAGCTGATTTCAACAGGGAAGCTTTTGCCCCACCTGTTAATATGTTCGGCCTCAAAAATCATAAAGCCGTTTTCCAATAGTTTTTTCCGAGCTTGGCTTCTTCCATGTTTCTGAACATCTTTTTGTACGCTAATGTCACCGGGTGTTAATTCAAGAAATTCTTCTTTACTATAACCGTAGCGCTGACAGGCGATGTCGTTAACTTCGATAATCTTTTCAAAGCCCTTATTTGCATAAAGATGCACAAAAACCGCATCATTAATCGAATTAAAAAATACTCTGAACTTTTCTTCGCTTTCCTGCAGTGCTGCGGCCATTCGGCTGCTTTCTGCCAGTTTTTCCTCCATTGCCAGGGTTTTGACTTTCACCTGCTCACGAAGGCTTCGATTCCAGGCTGAAACAACAGTAATGGCGAAAAGGGCCGAAACCGCAACTGCCGCCAGTGCGAGAAGCAAAATTTTCCACTGCCGGCTGAATCCGCTCTCCTGAAAAGAGGCTACAAGTGCCTCGTCAGCGTGCCATTTTTGCTGCCAGGCCTGCCATTCTGTTTGATCAATGAGGGAAAGTGCTTTGTCCAAGATAGCGGCCAGTTCTGGCCAGTCTTTTCGCACACCGATGCTCTCCAGAGCACTGCTCCGGTCGTAAACGGCGGCAAATTTCAAGTTTGATATTCCATATTTGGTTTTCAGGTGGCTGGCGGCCCCAAAAAATATGATGGCAGCATCGGCATTGCCGGTGGCCACGGCATTGAGGCCATCCAGCATGGTGTCGACGTAATAGGGTTTGAGTGTGGGGAAATCTTTAAAGATGTCCTGTACGTAATGATAATCGCGTACCAGAGCCACCTGTTTGCCGGCAATGTCTTCGCGTTTACCGATGGATTTATCATCAGCCCGGGTCATGATGGCCAGGGATTTGTATATGTACGGGCGGGTGAAAGTAAACCACTCCATACGCTCAGATTTCTGAACCATGGTGGCCACCACATCCACCTCTTTTTTCTTGGCGGCTTCGAAAAGATCTTTCCACACGAAAGACGGGTGGATATCGAAACGAATGCCGATCCGATCGGCCAGGGCTCTCAGGACATCCACGGACAATCCTTCCACATGGCCTTCATCCGTTAAATAACTGTATGGGGGAAAATAACCGTCGAAAGCTACCCGGATAGTGGGATGTGTCGACAGCCAGGTACGCTGTGCGGGAGTCAATATAAGGGCATTTTTTTCCCCATGGGCTGCGCCTGTTGTAACTGGAAAAACATTGGGCGGGTGGCTGTTGCTTCCGGTCTTGAGAGGTGTTTCAGCGGCATGAATCACTACGCTGCCAAGCACACAGATCATGACGATAAAGGATAACCCGTAACAGGAGAAACCAGCTTTTTTTTTCATGAAGCAACTCTACTATTTGAAAGAAATTTGATTTGTTAGTCAGTCAATCATGTTTTTATACAAGAGAACATCAGGATCTTCGTGTTCAACATCCGGATTAATAGACCTGAAGCGATTCGTTTGTACCTGAAATTATTTTCTTAATTCTTCTTTTACGACAACCCCTATTTTTTCCAGAGTGTAGGGTTTTTTTATGTATTTGCCCGCACCCAATCTTTGAGCTTCTTTAACCCGATCCGTTTCCGAATATCCGCTGGCAATGATCGCCTTTTGGTTGGGGTGAAGTTTTATAACTCTTTGATACGTTTCCAGGCCATCAATTCCCGGTTTCATGATCATGTCTAAAATCAATAGGTCCACAGAATTATTTTTCAGGTATTCAACGGCATCTTCACCGCTTGAAACCGTGGTGACAGTATAATTCAATTTAGTTAAGATATTTGCCGCAATATTCCTTTGTTGTTTAACGTCGTCAATAACCAATATTGTCTCTTTCCTGCCCATATATTCTTCAACAGGGGTAAAGTCTTTTTTCCTAATATTCTTTTTACGGGTTGCCGGAAAATATAGTGAGAATGTCGTTCCCACTCCTTCAGTACTTTTTACGTCAATATACCCATGATGGTCATGGATTGTCCCCCAAACCACAGCCATTCCGAGTCCGGTGCCACTCTTACCCATGGCTTTTTTAGTGTAAAAAGGCTCAAATATCCTGGTTAGGTCTTCAGGCGCGATGCCCAATCCGTTGTCCTTTACCGCTAAAACAACGTAATCTCCTTCTTCCATTTCTTCATGTTTTATTATCGGTGCGTCAATATATTGGTTATATGTTGAAATGACGGTTTTTCCGCCCGCAGGTTGGGCTTCCGCAGCATTGGATACCAGATTCATTATCATTTTTATCAGCGGGGTCGAAGATCCTTCAATATTCAACAAGTTTGCATCAAGGTCGGTGTCTACAGAGACATTTGAATGATATTTTTTTAACTTTATATATTCCGGTGATTTTAAATACTCTGAGATGATATCATTTAAGTTTAAAACGTTTTTATTTTCTACCCCTCTTCTTGCAAGGGTTAAAAGATCCTGAACGATTTCAGCCGCTTTTTGACCCGAGTTTTTGATTGTCAGGATCGGTTCTCTTAAAGGGCTGTCTTTTTCAAGATCCATGAGTAATAGATCCGGATAAGAAATAATTCCGGACAAAATATTGTTAAGATCATGGGCCACTCCTCCGGCAAGCAGGCCGATGGCTTCCATTTTTTTCGATTGTTGAAGCCGGGTCTCAAGTCTCAGCTTGTCTTTTTCTTTTGTTAAAAATTCAAATTCTACCGCCACCATCCGACAGACGGTTTTAATTAAGTTCAAATCCCATTCGTCAAAATCTCTTTTTTTGCCGAACACGTTTATGGTGCCGGTCACCGCTCCCTCTCGATCGAAAATGGGTATCCCGACATAACTCTCCGCTTCTAACACTGATAAACTTTGTGCCAAGGGAAAATGTTTATACGCATCCGAGGTAATGATAATCGGCTTCTTTTCGGTGACGATCTGCAAACTGGGCAGACCGTTTATGGGATCAAAAGGATTATTATCGTTTAAGCCTATCGGTGAAAAGGCGACCTTGTGGAAACTGTTTTCCGACTGCTGGACTTTTATAATCAGCGTATGGGTGCCCAATAATTCCGATAAGGCATCGGCCACCCGATTGAAGAGGTCCTCCCCGCGATTGGTGATTGCGATGTTGTAAAAATATTCAACCCAT
This DNA window, taken from Thermodesulfobacteriota bacterium, encodes the following:
- a CDS encoding response regulator; this translates as MVRLQIATDITNLKKMEQQLQQTQKFEAIGTLAGGIAHDFNNLLMGIQGRASLISTDIETTPSHFEHIQAIDAYIRSATDLTRQLLGFARGGKYEVKPTDINILVKHSGKMFGRTKKEIQIHIKLQNTPLVAAVDRNQIEQVLLNLYVNSWQAMPEGGKLYLETKTTSLDEDYCLPYQATPGRFAKISVTDTGVGMDEAVRKRIFDPFFTTKEKSRGTGLGLASAYGIIKNHDGIITVYSEVGHGTTFNIYIPITKKQAYQEPAVEEKIVKGSETILLVDDEKMILDVGKGMLKRLGYRVLVAHGGEQALDTIQLKGDEIELVILDLIMPGMDGGKVFDRIKDIQPQLPVILSSGYAINGQANEILKKGCNGFIQKPFNISEFSQKVRNTLDQAKRSNQG
- a CDS encoding transporter substrate-binding domain-containing protein, which encodes MKKKAGFSCYGLSFIVMICVLGSVVIHAAETPLKTGSNSHPPNVFPVTTGAAHGEKNALILTPAQRTWLSTHPTIRVAFDGYFPPYSYLTDEGHVEGLSVDVLRALADRIGIRFDIHPSFVWKDLFEAAKKKEVDVVATMVQKSERMEWFTFTRPYIYKSLAIMTRADDKSIGKREDIAGKQVALVRDYHYVQDIFKDFPTLKPYYVDTMLDGLNAVATGNADAAIIFFGAASHLKTKYGISNLKFAAVYDRSSALESIGVRKDWPELAAILDKALSLIDQTEWQAWQQKWHADEALVASFQESGFSRQWKILLLALAAVAVSALFAITVVSAWNRSLREQVKVKTLAMEEKLAESSRMAAALQESEEKFRVFFNSINDAVFVHLYANKGFEKIIEVNDIACQRYGYSKEEFLELTPGDISVQKDVQKHGRSQARKKLLENGFMIFEAEHINRWGKSFPVEISSSIIDLNEQKVILSVARDITDRKQAEEALRASHNRFLTVLDSIDATIYVADMETYDILFMNKNMIKSFGKNMTGKKCFAVFRGESEPCSICSNDQLIDKNGKPTGVCIWQGENPVNKKWYINYECHRMDRRTFGQASNSNRHYQS
- a CDS encoding response regulator, translated to MAEWTKAGGVARSNKNSGTHILMPTSIKQIFKSLPIRMVIPVVMTIGLVGMGLYFFVLRSVSEFADAQIKEGLADIASEIYDICDKNFTELMQTGKMDNRKAVIIKKAVTLGAIEDYTQRNNIGCRLFEFNKGELLQHQIETDLIKFIAKHHPKESFSTVHFKEKIYYFEHITFKPWKWDIDLIKDTQAYTPLIAQVKTTYIITGILLLLGLILILLFQNRFLRKPLNRIISAIRMGQSPQYKGIYELEFLSDNICKMMLSLEERNKWVEYFYNIAITNRGEDLFNRVADALSELLGTHTLIIKVQQSENSFHKVAFSPIGLNDNNPFDPINGLPSLQIVTEKKPIIITSDAYKHFPLAQSLSVLEAESYVGIPIFDREGAVTGTINVFGKKRDFDEWDLNLIKTVCRMVAVEFEFLTKEKDKLRLETRLQQSKKMEAIGLLAGGVAHDLNNILSGIISYPDLLLMDLEKDSPLREPILTIKNSGQKAAEIVQDLLTLARRGVENKNVLNLNDIISEYLKSPEYIKLKKYHSNVSVDTDLDANLLNIEGSSTPLIKMIMNLVSNAAEAQPAGGKTVISTYNQYIDAPIIKHEEMEEGDYVVLAVKDNGLGIAPEDLTRIFEPFYTKKAMGKSGTGLGMAVVWGTIHDHHGYIDVKSTEGVGTTFSLYFPATRKKNIRKKDFTPVEEYMGRKETILVIDDVKQQRNIAANILTKLNYTVTTVSSGEDAVEYLKNNSVDLLILDMIMKPGIDGLETYQRVIKLHPNQKAIIASGYSETDRVKEAQRLGAGKYIKKPYTLEKIGVVVKEELRK